In Drosophila simulans strain w501 chromosome X, Prin_Dsim_3.1, whole genome shotgun sequence, one DNA window encodes the following:
- the LOC6725877 gene encoding uncharacterized protein LOC6725877 isoform X4 — translation MRFTYNQYKHYESGYRIPSKMHNLSHHNNNNSNNNNNNNSNNNNGGGHNNNGNNSGHHYAHHNNSNNGGNNNTNFQAYQHHYKSNFGMRMTMSTNSTMSARIHRKGFRIPSKRQPGKGLPGKLHTISRTGPGKMVPGKRIPQRPHPPPCDNSNDSGLGFDQHTELRSSAGAGGVADPAANGGSGSNSGQRSSLLVNSALTNTVAAAAAAAAAAVASNTLQQHQQHHQQQQQQQQQQQQQQQQQQQQQQQHSPQQHLIRAIPVSRFISARNVTRVANKRQPTTPLNSVASSNDGQVQLEILSQPEQQHRARYQTEGSRGAVKDRSGNGFPIVRLTGYDKVAVLQVFIGTDIGRVAPHMFYQACKVAGKNSTQCNEKKVDGTMVIEIDFKPETDMTITCDCVGILKERNVDVEHRFPEHLAQKNKKKSTRCRMVFRTQLTRDDGTTETLQVCSNPIICTQPPGVPEICKKSLNSCPVDGGLELFIIGKNFLKDTHVVFQETYDSVNGDDPATEIAVRQQLIGGTAALWEQSVLPDKEYLHQTHLICTVPPYLHQNILKPVQVQVSIVSSGKKSEPHTFTYTAKGQYTTLAAASTLSNTIHAQDVSGFMDTTSASNASGSSGWSGAGGSGSNPSAGDNVEAKHEIDSGMMPPPITTQIPMGVRRSSLPSVTPMITDQQLVHLNAVAASAEALKTELDDSNSHSPLTGESTPDSPNAALQYHRFARKPSLDTIMYDQSNSLPGFPAVVAPATAAAVAAAVDIDPAAVAVAVEMAVKNEIVKHVVQQHQQMQEQMHEQQQQQQQQQQQQQQQQQQQQPQQQQQQQQQQVHKFIDELTKSTSVVSSNGTTEPALFTTSAVIDHALTDILQAKVGIAPPNVVLERSLSLSSTNSNSSMSGSETSPNSSPLTQDIILNSEPAAALAGAAALGGPAPVDVTGGLSTDIIMNPAVSPSTILCSANGAATAVVPNILAPHQVTMANSILNDIAMQPEPTQQDAAVAALALSNIMMSPPTAASGVGVGDTLPPTPATMQPEVAATATSTAVSNMIIKAAADFITTQEQEQHHYHHHGRVHSHSPQAAVGVSGIPAETASDPLVNLLLNHSNTPETAAAAAAAVAVEAANFQSMNHSHHSHHGHHGHSHGHGHSRVPGHVSGHVTSHHRGHHLPVVPPTPQESLIVALASENALQKSVATAAVTTNGAVMTQQASAPNTAGSILPAAVGAVAAAAAVAVQPPIPQELTTMSDQDLISYINPSTFDQL, via the exons GCATGAGAATGACCATGTCCACCAATTCCACAATGAGTGCGCGAATACATCGAAAAGGATTTCGCATACCATCGAAAAGACAGCCGGGTAAGGGATTGCCCGGCAAGCTGCACACCATATCCAGG ACGGGTCCTGGCAAAATGGTTCCTGGGAAGCGAATACCACAGCGACCCCATCCGCCGCCCTGCGACAACTCGAACGACAGTGGGCTGGGTTTCGATCAGCACACGGAGCTGAGATCCTCGGCAGgagctgggggcgtggctgatCCGGCGGCCAATGGAGGCAGTGGCTCCAATTCCGGCCAGCGATCCAGTTTGCTGGTCAATAGCGCTTTAACCAACACAgtggctgctgcagcagccgcagcagctgccgcgGTGGCCAGCAACAcgttgcagcagcatcagcagcaccaccaacagcagcagcagcaacagcagcagcaacaacagcagcagcagcagcaacaacagcagcagcagcaacattcaCCGCAGCAGCATTTAATCAGAGCGATACCTGTATCAAG ATTCATATCGGCCAGGAATGTCACTCGCGTGGCTAACAAACGTCAACCCACTACCCCGCTGAACAGCGTCGCCAGCTCCAACGATGGCCAGGTGCAGCTGGAGATCTTGTCGCAGCCGGAACAACAGCATCGGGCTCGCTACCAAACGGAGGGCAGCCGCGGTGCCGTCAAGGATCGCAGCGGCAATGGATTCCCGATCGTCCGACTGACCGGATACGATAAGGTTGCCGTCCTCCAGGTCTTCATCGGCACGGACATTGGACGCGTGGCACCGCACATGTTCTACCAGGCCTGCAAGGTCGCCGGCAAGAACTCGACGCAGTGCAACGAGAAGAAGGTCGACGGCACCATGGTCATTGAGATCGATTTCAAGCCCGAAACGGACATGACCATCACTTGCGATTGCGTTGGAATCTTGAAG GAACGCAATGTGGATGTGGAGCACCGATTCCCCGAGCATCTGGCGCAAAAGAACAAGAAGAAATCGACTCGCTGCCGGATGGTGTTCCGCACCCAGCTGACCCGTGACGATGGCACCACCGAGACCCTCCAGGTCTGCTCGAATCCAATCATCTGCA CTCAACCACCTGGCGTGCCGGAAATATGCAAGAAATCATTAAACTCCTGTCCCGTTGATGGCGGCCTCGAGCTGTTCATTATCGGCAAGAACTTCCTGAAGGACACACACGTGGTGTTCCAGGAGACGTACGACAGCGTCAACGGCGACGATCCGGCCACGGAAATTGCAGTGCGCCAGCAGCTTATCGGCGGAACAGCCGCTCTTTGGGAACAGAGTGTTCTGCCGGACAAGGAGTACCTTCACCAG ACTCATCTGATTTGCACGGTGCCACCGTATCTGCACCAGAACATCCTGAAGCCGGTCCAGGTTCAGGTGTCGATCGTCTCCAGCGGCAAGAAGAGCGAACCGCACACGTTCACCTACACGGCCAAGGGACAGTACACGACGCTGGCGGCGGCCAGCACGTTAAGTAACACAATCCACGCCCAAG ATGTGAGCGGTTTCATGGACACCACATCAGCGTCCAATGCGAGTGGCTCCAGTGGTTGGAGTGGGGCAGGCGGCTCCGGAAGCAACCCATCTGCAGGCGATAATGTGGAGGCCAAGCACGAGATCGATTCGGGCATGATGCCTCCGCCCATCACCACCCAAATACCGATGGGCGTTCGACGCTCCTCGCTGCCCAGTGTCACACCCATGATCACGGACCAGCAGCTGGTCCATCTCAACGCAGTGGCGGCCAGTGCCGAGGCCCTGAAGACGGAACTCGACGACAGCAACTCGCACAGCCCCCTGACCGGTGAATCCACACCGGACAGCCCCAACGCAGCCTTGCAGTATCATCGCTTTGCACGAAAGCCCAGCCTGGACACCATTATGTACGATCAGTCGAACAGTCTGCCCGGTTTCCCGGCCGTTGTGGCGCCGGCTACAGCTGCCGCCGTGGCCGCAGCAGTTGATATTGATCCGGCGGCGGTGGCCGTTGCGGTGGAAATGGCCGTAAAAAACGAGATTGTGAAGCATGTcgtgcagcagcaccagcagatGCAGGAGCAAATgcacgagcagcagcaacagcaacagcagcaacaacagcagcagcaacagcagcagcaacaacaacagccccaacaacagcaacaacagcagcagcaacaggtgcaCAAGTTCATTGATGAGCTGACCAAATCCACTTCGGTGGTTTCCAGCAATGGCACCACCGAACCAGCTCTGTTCACCACCTCGGCGGTGATCGATCATGCCCTGACCGATATTCTGCAGGCCAAAGTCGGCATTGCGCCGCCCAATGTGGTGCTGGAGAGGAGTTTGTCCCTAAGCTCCACAAACTCCAACAGCTCCATGAGTGGCAGTGAGACTTCGCCGAATAGTTCACCTTTGACGCAGGATATCATACTCAATTCGGAACCGGCAGCAGCTCTGGCCGGAGCTGCTGCCTTGGGTGGCCCGGCGCCTGTCGATGTCACCGGTGGTCTGTCCACCGATATCATTATGAATCCCGCCGTTTCACCCTCGACTATTTTGTGCTCCGCAAATGGAGCGGCCACTGCCGTAGTGCCGAATATACTCGCACCTCACCAAGTGACCATGGCCAACTCCATTTTGAACGACATTGCCATGCAGCCGGAACCTACACAGCAGGATGCAGCTGTTGCAGCCTTGGCATTGAGTAACATCATGATGAGTCCACCCACCGCGGCATCGGGTGTGGGAGTTGGGGACACACTGCCACCAACACCAGCGACTATGCAGCCAGAGGTCGCAGCCACTGCCACATCCACTGCGGTCAGCAACATGATTATTAAGGCGGCGGCGGACTTTATAACCacccaggagcaggagcaacaccactaccaccaccacGGTCGCGTCCACTCCCATTCGCCACAGGCAGCTGTCGGAGTGAGCGGTATTCCTGCCGAGACGGCATCGGATCCATTGGTTAACCTGCTATTGAACCACTCAAACACACCAGAAACAGcggctgctgccgctgccgcagtAGCTGTTGAAGCGGCCAACTTCCAGTCGATGAATCACAGTCACCACAGCCATCATGGTCATCATGGTCACAGTCACGGCCACGGCCATAGTCGCGTCCCAGGACACGTATCCGGGCATGTGACCAGTCACCATCGTGGTCACCACTTGCCGGTGGTGCCGCCGACACCACAAGAATCTCTGATCGTTGCGCTGGCCAGCGAGAATGCTCTGCAAAAGTCGGTGGCCACCGCCGCAGTGACCACCAATGGAGCAGTGATGACGCAGCAGGCATCTGCCCCGAACACAGCGGGCAGCATACTTCCGGCGGCGGTTGGAGCGGTAGCTGCGGCGGCCGCCGTGGCGGTGCAGCCGCCCATTCCCCAGGAGCTGACCACGATGTCGGATCAGGATCTGATCAGCTACATCAACCCGAGCACCTTTGATCAGC TTTAA